The following proteins come from a genomic window of Rhodoligotrophos sp. CJ14:
- a CDS encoding MFS transporter: MTERVATKNKARSLAVQLACAVSTIGLGQSAFVALVPLIAAFTGLGTAEIGMAAAAGAIAFVLGAPVLGSLGGRFDHGMTLHMLGLVVLAGQLILAGLVWAGPVAPLLGLAALITSRLIYGFGASGVTPVAQSWVLRLASPHERRSVLALISAGLGAGRIIGSAAAMTASLAAPLPFLMLVLSPMSLLLMPARAATRGRQEGNQSSRVMPFDGRVRPFLAIGFLLSMGFGQVHITLGPLLQASFGISAQAATTATGLLLTLTAATMILVQIFLMPRLGLGQRKSVVIGASLVALGALIVATGGTYALAAVGLTMGGVGMALASPSYLAWLVSRIAAGEQGSATGWLASTHVLGQGAGALLGGYLFTIAPLLPLVSCACVAALVAVTALAMTSDRREPSQSLE; the protein is encoded by the coding sequence GTGACTGAGCGCGTTGCAACGAAGAACAAGGCCAGGTCTCTGGCCGTTCAGCTGGCCTGTGCTGTTTCGACCATCGGCCTTGGCCAGTCCGCCTTCGTTGCGCTCGTGCCGCTCATTGCGGCTTTCACGGGTCTTGGCACGGCGGAAATCGGAATGGCGGCCGCGGCCGGCGCTATTGCTTTCGTGCTTGGCGCACCGGTCCTGGGCTCGCTGGGCGGGCGATTCGATCATGGGATGACCTTGCACATGCTCGGACTTGTGGTGCTTGCCGGCCAGTTGATCCTGGCCGGGCTGGTCTGGGCAGGACCGGTCGCACCGCTGCTCGGCCTTGCCGCCTTGATCACCTCGCGGCTGATCTATGGGTTTGGTGCCTCGGGCGTTACGCCGGTTGCGCAAAGCTGGGTATTGCGGCTCGCGAGCCCCCATGAGCGGCGATCGGTACTGGCGCTCATAAGCGCCGGGCTTGGAGCCGGGCGGATTATCGGCTCGGCAGCGGCGATGACAGCCAGCCTCGCGGCCCCACTTCCCTTCCTCATGCTCGTTTTGAGCCCGATGAGCCTGCTGCTGATGCCCGCGCGTGCCGCAACCCGAGGCCGGCAAGAGGGAAACCAGAGCTCGCGCGTCATGCCTTTCGACGGCCGGGTGCGGCCTTTCCTGGCGATCGGCTTTCTGCTCTCGATGGGCTTCGGCCAGGTGCACATCACCCTGGGGCCGTTGCTGCAGGCAAGCTTTGGCATCTCGGCCCAAGCTGCCACGACCGCGACCGGTCTTCTGCTCACGCTCACGGCAGCCACCATGATCCTTGTGCAGATTTTCCTTATGCCGCGCTTGGGGCTGGGGCAAAGGAAAAGCGTGGTGATCGGCGCAAGTCTCGTGGCTCTTGGCGCGCTTATTGTCGCCACCGGCGGCACTTACGCACTCGCAGCCGTCGGGCTCACGATGGGCGGCGTCGGAATGGCCCTTGCCTCGCCCAGCTATCTCGCCTGGCTCGTCTCGCGCATCGCTGCGGGTGAGCAAGGCTCTGCCACCGGCTGGCTGGCGAGCACCCATGTCCTTGGACAGGGCGCCGGGGCTTTGCTCGGCGGCTATCTCTTCACGATCGCGCCGCTCCTGCCGCTGGTGTCCTGCGCATGCGTGGCAGCCCTCGTCGCCGTGACAGCATTGGCCATGACATCCGATCGCCGAGAACCGTCGCAAAGCCTTGAGTGA
- a CDS encoding IucA/IucC family protein codes for MTVTAMSGNYDPAASRFLNALMREWGGWRIIGAAETPCMSSAAGSVLRLTLPASCAVVLVPIAHLSKACYHAFAFPMRIIRDGAAPEPIAFVDLVTLLLREPDIGGRVSDRARHIFLRRVIDSALAIAEIGQVRGLDRPFMASDPSFIDAEQALRFGHAAHPSPRSRDEFTHEDSLRFGPEYGNGFPLRWWAVDPDLFASGSVTPVDAAKAMRVLAALDPAFSARAEKAANKNLLPIHPWQAARLMQDPAISWMMSDGLITDLGLGGPSFRATSSLRAVHSSAAPWMLKFSLSLRLTNSRRLIEAHECARGLAIHRLMTGPVGQALKARCPRFHVMGEPAWLALRERDGPLIRETMVTLRENPFMGEHQQPAAVLAALCERHPDERGSHLADLINRTAKAEGERPTEVAERWFQRFLGIAVEPFLVAQGAFGLLFGAHQQNLVLGLRDGWPDALYFRDCQGTGYLSSFLPMLREHLPEAGSDKDHVFDAETAARIVGYYLFVNGVFAVVGALGAAGLADEDRLFAQCRAFLEDLASSGLESRTCLDHLLSSPTIGAKGNFMLSLGNVNENTDVTDPLAAYVQLANPLAQR; via the coding sequence ATGACAGTGACGGCAATGAGCGGAAATTACGATCCTGCGGCGAGCCGTTTTCTCAACGCGCTCATGCGGGAATGGGGCGGATGGAGAATTATCGGGGCGGCTGAAACGCCCTGTATGTCCTCAGCAGCCGGGAGTGTTCTGCGCCTTACCTTACCGGCCTCTTGTGCGGTCGTGCTTGTTCCGATCGCTCACCTCTCCAAGGCCTGCTATCACGCTTTTGCCTTTCCGATGCGGATCATCAGGGACGGCGCCGCGCCCGAGCCGATCGCCTTTGTCGATCTCGTGACGCTTCTGCTGCGCGAGCCGGATATCGGTGGCCGTGTATCCGACCGCGCGCGGCATATCTTTCTCCGCCGCGTCATCGACAGCGCACTGGCCATTGCAGAAATCGGCCAAGTGCGCGGGCTCGATCGGCCATTTATGGCCTCTGATCCCTCCTTCATCGATGCGGAACAGGCATTGCGTTTCGGCCATGCGGCCCACCCCTCTCCGCGCAGCCGCGACGAGTTCACCCACGAGGACTCGCTCCGCTTCGGCCCCGAATATGGCAATGGCTTTCCGCTCCGCTGGTGGGCGGTGGACCCCGATTTGTTCGCAAGCGGCAGCGTGACGCCGGTGGACGCGGCGAAAGCCATGCGCGTGCTTGCGGCTTTAGATCCCGCATTCTCCGCCCGTGCCGAAAAGGCGGCAAACAAGAACCTTCTACCGATCCACCCCTGGCAGGCCGCTCGGCTTATGCAGGATCCCGCCATCAGCTGGATGATGAGCGATGGCTTGATCACCGATCTCGGCCTCGGCGGTCCTTCGTTTCGGGCGACCAGCTCGCTGCGCGCGGTGCATTCCTCGGCTGCGCCATGGATGCTGAAATTCTCGCTGAGCCTGCGCCTGACCAATTCGCGCCGTCTGATCGAGGCGCATGAATGCGCGCGCGGGCTTGCCATACACCGTTTGATGACGGGTCCGGTTGGGCAGGCGCTGAAGGCCCGCTGCCCGCGCTTCCACGTGATGGGCGAACCCGCCTGGCTTGCGCTGCGCGAGCGGGATGGGCCGCTCATCAGAGAGACGATGGTGACGCTGCGTGAGAACCCGTTCATGGGCGAGCACCAGCAACCCGCCGCCGTGCTTGCGGCCCTTTGCGAGCGCCATCCCGATGAGCGCGGCAGCCATCTCGCCGACCTCATCAACCGGACCGCCAAGGCCGAAGGTGAAAGGCCGACCGAGGTCGCAGAGCGGTGGTTTCAGCGCTTCCTCGGCATTGCCGTCGAGCCTTTCCTGGTGGCGCAGGGTGCTTTCGGCCTGCTCTTCGGTGCGCATCAGCAGAACCTCGTTCTCGGTCTGCGCGATGGCTGGCCGGACGCCCTTTATTTCCGTGACTGCCAAGGCACGGGCTATCTCAGCAGCTTTCTGCCGATGCTCCGGGAGCACTTGCCCGAAGCGGGTTCGGACAAAGATCATGTGTTCGACGCTGAGACGGCTGCCCGGATTGTCGGCTATTACCTCTTCGTCAACGGTGTCTTTGCGGTGGTCGGCGCGCTGGGCGCCGCTGGACTTGCCGATGAAGACCGGCTCTTCGCGCAGTGCCGCGCTTTCCTTGAGGATCTCGCCTCCAGCGGTTTGGAGAGCCGGACGTGCCTCGACCACTTGCTGTCCTCACCCACCATCGGCGCTAAGGGCAATTTCATGCTCTCGCTCGGCAACGTCAACGAGAACACGGACGTGACGGACCCGCTCGCAGCTTACGTCCAGCTCGCAAATCCTCTTGCGCAAAGGTGA
- a CDS encoding GNAT family N-acetyltransferase: protein MTVQPGTKDFSSAEARQRLDTVTWHFPSSGNGRMAVRLDKDGTLTLSGRAGEIAAAARLTHNNPDLAELSAVQLEPSRPDAAHLLAALIDAVFLRLPGITRVHLPSAEHLAATAALATETIIDPVSGEKRAVVYRIVFRQLPLLWRRQQAHVAYPLLRSSIGPEDRLPPLRPPRPSGIMYERWLPELDLVVSLRPIDRRSDLGLFHHWMNQGRVAFYWELAKSAQELDAYLAEQEADPHIFGVIASFDGEPAGYFEFYWAKEDRLGPYYEPEDFDRGWHGLVGNARHLGWPKTHALFRSVTHYLFLDEPRTRRIMGEPRASHKKMLSYAAQTAYEKIKEFDFPHKRAALVCCQRERFFREVPL, encoded by the coding sequence ATGACCGTGCAGCCTGGAACCAAAGACTTTTCCTCCGCCGAAGCTCGGCAACGGCTGGATACCGTCACCTGGCATTTCCCAAGCTCCGGTAACGGGCGAATGGCGGTGCGCCTGGACAAGGACGGTACACTTACCCTTTCTGGACGCGCGGGGGAGATAGCGGCGGCCGCGCGTCTTACGCATAATAACCCTGATCTTGCCGAGCTGAGCGCTGTGCAGCTTGAGCCCTCACGGCCAGATGCCGCACACCTGCTGGCAGCGCTAATTGATGCCGTGTTCCTTCGCCTGCCCGGCATCACGCGTGTCCATCTGCCCTCAGCCGAGCACCTTGCTGCGACGGCCGCGCTCGCCACCGAAACGATCATCGATCCTGTCTCGGGCGAGAAACGGGCGGTCGTCTACCGGATAGTCTTCCGGCAGTTGCCACTGCTCTGGCGCCGGCAGCAGGCGCATGTGGCCTATCCCCTGCTGCGCTCCTCAATCGGACCTGAGGACAGGCTCCCGCCCCTGCGTCCCCCGCGGCCGTCCGGCATCATGTATGAGCGCTGGCTGCCGGAGCTTGATCTCGTTGTATCACTGCGGCCGATCGATCGCCGTTCCGATCTCGGCCTCTTCCACCATTGGATGAACCAGGGGCGCGTCGCCTTTTATTGGGAACTTGCCAAGAGCGCGCAGGAGCTCGATGCCTATCTCGCCGAGCAGGAAGCTGATCCGCATATTTTCGGCGTGATCGCCAGTTTCGACGGGGAGCCCGCCGGCTATTTCGAATTCTACTGGGCGAAAGAAGACCGCTTGGGTCCCTATTACGAGCCGGAGGATTTCGACCGCGGCTGGCACGGCCTCGTCGGCAATGCTCGCCATCTTGGCTGGCCGAAAACCCATGCGTTGTTCCGCTCCGTCACCCACTACCTCTTCCTGGACGAGCCGCGTACCCGCCGCATCATGGGCGAGCCGCGTGCCTCTCATAAGAAGATGCTGAGCTATGCGGCGCAAACGGCCTACGAGAAAATCAAGGAGTTCGACTTCCCCCATAAACGCGCGGCTCTCGTATGCTGCCAGCGTGAGCGCTTCTTCCGGGAGGTGCCGCTGTGA
- a CDS encoding IucA/IucC family protein: MRGPLPEGRPVDVATWGRMNRAAAAKALSELAYEEAFVPLALDEAETRWALQLSAGIEYRFEAVRRIWGQLTIRQESLVRWEGKEERPVDDAIAFLADAREALGISPATFCTYAKELYNTLMADARVFAARAPFTADDLAGLSDTCLQQLLDGHPKAPANKGRLGWGLEDFAAYAPEFGRSIQLFWLAAARNACELSLAGGMSEERLLSAALDEAERTRLAEACLAAGVSAKSHLLLPAHPWQWQAMLAAQFAGEVAAGRLVPLGTFGDPFLPQQSLRTLANARRPEAFHIKLPLTILNTSAWRGVPGKYMAIGPGFSRWLVGLTKRDSVLRGVKVLEEVAGAFYPHPHYGRVPDAPYQFCEMLGAIWRESPEAGLPAGQRPMMMGALAQRDAGGRSIASALIARSGLGARAWLDRLFSAVIVPLYHFMCRYGVGFIAHGQNVTVILDGAVPVGVAVKDFQGDVDLVDEDFPELDSLSGAVKQTLKRRPAAHLLQHLQTGHFASVLRFLSEALAAHDGLDETLFYATLAASLRRYQAEHPELDQRFALFDLFQPKVPRIAINRVRFAIGYGDANDRPVPALGTALDNPLHLAETALLSTPSERRSAVLGASPR; this comes from the coding sequence ATGCGCGGACCCCTGCCCGAGGGTAGGCCGGTCGATGTCGCGACCTGGGGGAGGATGAACCGGGCCGCGGCGGCCAAAGCACTTTCAGAGCTCGCCTATGAGGAGGCATTCGTTCCGCTGGCGCTCGATGAAGCGGAAACACGATGGGCGCTGCAGCTTTCTGCCGGGATCGAGTACCGTTTCGAGGCGGTGCGCCGCATCTGGGGCCAACTCACTATCCGGCAGGAAAGTCTGGTGCGCTGGGAGGGCAAGGAGGAGCGGCCCGTCGATGACGCCATAGCCTTCCTCGCGGATGCGCGAGAGGCGCTTGGCATCTCGCCCGCCACATTCTGCACCTATGCCAAGGAGCTCTACAACACGCTGATGGCAGATGCGCGCGTCTTTGCTGCGCGTGCGCCGTTTACGGCAGATGATCTCGCAGGGCTGTCCGACACCTGCCTGCAGCAGCTCCTGGATGGCCATCCCAAGGCGCCCGCCAATAAAGGGCGTCTCGGTTGGGGCCTTGAAGATTTCGCAGCCTATGCGCCGGAATTTGGCCGCAGCATTCAGCTCTTCTGGCTCGCAGCCGCACGCAACGCCTGCGAGCTTTCCCTTGCCGGGGGAATGAGCGAAGAGAGGCTGCTGAGCGCAGCGCTCGACGAGGCCGAGCGGACGCGGCTCGCTGAGGCCTGCCTGGCCGCTGGCGTTTCCGCTAAGTCCCACCTTCTTCTGCCGGCCCATCCCTGGCAGTGGCAGGCGATGCTCGCTGCGCAGTTTGCGGGCGAAGTGGCAGCGGGCCGGCTTGTGCCGCTCGGCACGTTCGGTGATCCCTTCCTTCCTCAGCAATCCTTGCGCACGCTTGCGAATGCGCGACGCCCCGAGGCGTTCCACATCAAACTCCCGCTCACGATTCTGAACACATCCGCTTGGCGAGGCGTACCCGGCAAATATATGGCGATCGGCCCTGGCTTTTCCCGCTGGCTCGTGGGTCTCACGAAGCGCGACTCGGTCTTGCGCGGGGTGAAGGTGCTGGAAGAGGTTGCCGGCGCGTTCTATCCGCATCCGCATTACGGGCGTGTGCCCGATGCACCCTACCAGTTCTGCGAAATGCTGGGCGCGATCTGGCGGGAGAGCCCCGAGGCGGGTTTGCCCGCTGGCCAGCGCCCCATGATGATGGGAGCGCTCGCGCAGCGCGACGCAGGCGGCAGGTCCATCGCCAGCGCGCTTATCGCCCGATCCGGCCTTGGGGCTCGCGCTTGGCTTGATCGGCTGTTTTCCGCTGTTATCGTGCCGCTCTATCATTTCATGTGCCGCTATGGCGTTGGCTTCATCGCCCATGGACAGAATGTGACCGTGATCCTCGACGGTGCTGTGCCGGTCGGGGTCGCGGTCAAGGATTTCCAGGGGGATGTCGATCTGGTCGATGAGGATTTTCCTGAGCTGGACTCGTTGTCAGGAGCGGTCAAGCAAACACTGAAGCGCCGTCCGGCCGCTCATCTGCTCCAGCACTTGCAGACCGGCCATTTCGCCAGCGTGCTGCGATTCCTCTCCGAAGCGCTTGCTGCTCATGACGGCCTGGACGAGACCCTGTTCTATGCGACGCTTGCCGCATCTCTCCGGCGCTATCAAGCCGAGCATCCGGAGCTTGATCAGCGCTTCGCCCTGTTTGACCTCTTCCAGCCGAAGGTGCCGCGCATTGCCATCAACCGGGTGCGCTTCGCCATCGGCTATGGCGATGCCAATGACCGCCCGGTGCCCGCATTGGGCACGGCGCTCGACAACCCTCTCCACCTTGCCGAAACGGCGCTCCTCTCCACCCCATCCGAGCGCCGCTCCGCCGTCTTAGGAGCCTCGCCACGATGA